ACAAGAGAATCTCAACAGGACGAACTTGAGTTGTGGCTGAAGCAAAACGCGACACGCTGAACCCTAACGCACGCTGGACGAAGTCTCTACCTGACCGTCAGCGTGCAGTAAAAAAGTCGTCGCACCCACCATGTCTGTGCGAAAGGTATGAGATCTTGCAGCTTGCAATCGCTGCAAGATCTCCATCCGTGGATGCCCAAAGCGATTGTCACGACCGTCTGAGATAACCGCATACGCAGGTGCCACTGCGGCAAGAAACGGTGGTGTGGTCGAGGTGCGGCTGCCATGATGCCCAACCTTCAGAACGCTGCTTTTGAGCGGCTGTCCACTCTTCAACATGGCCTCCTCGCTCGGAGCTTCGGCGTCGCCTTCCAGTAGGAACGAAGCCTTTTGCCAGGTGATTCGCATCGCTAACGAGTCATTATTATTTGGCATCGAGCCCGGCGAGTAATTTGCTGCCGGAGACAAGACCTGCACCTGCGTCTGGCCCCAACCGATCGCGTCTCCTGCGTGCAGACGTCTCACATGAATTCCCATATGGGTCGCCTGCTGAAGCAGTGCACGAAACTGCGGTGCGTTGGAGTCCACACTGATCCAGAGTTCACGCGGATGGAAATTTCCCAGTACCGCAGACATACCTCCCATGTGATCGCCATGCGCGTGCGTCAGCACCATGACGTCCAACTGACTTACACCGCGGCTCCACAGGTAGGGTGATACGATTTCTTCGCCCACATCGTAGTGGCTGCTCTGCGCCATCTCGGCGGTGCCTACAGGACCTCCCGCGTCGATGAGCATGGTATGTCCATCGGGAGAAGCAACAAAGATGGAGTCTCCCTGACCTACATCCACAGCGGTCATCTCCAGCCGCTCCGGTGAGAGACGAGGTCGTATAGGCCACAGGATCAGCGCGGCCATAGTTGGCAACAGAACAACTCCTATCCAAGCTGCCTTGCACGATCCTCGTAGCAGCCACACCGTGGCCACCATCAAAATGCAGAACGCAACGACGTGTAACGATGACGGCTCTGCCACTCTCCAGTCGGCTCCATGCGCAAGGCTCACGCGATGAAGAACCGCTGTGACCGCGTGTAACAGCCCCGCCGTGATCACGCCCGCAGGAGCGGCCACTGGTGCCCCTACACACGCAAGAACAAACAGAATCGCAAGGGAGCCCATGAGAAATGGAATCAGAACGATGCAGATGAGATTGGCGGGTAAAGCGAAGGGAGTCAGGCGGTGAAAGTAAATCATCATTGGCAAGGACATTATGAGTTCAGCCATTGCAGAAAACAGCACGAGTTCCAGCAGCCAGGCAGAACCACGGACTACCCGCGCAAGAGCGCGCGCCGCGATTTGTGGGTTGCGAGGAAGAAGTGCGCTGGCGACCATACGCAGGCTTACGCGGAACTGAGCCAGTACCGGGGCAAGATGCGCATCCCATGCGATGACATTGATGGCCCGAGATGCTCTCGCATAGGGCAGAAAGCTGTGCTGTGCCAGTGGAAGGGCGATGCCCGCAATTGCAATCACTGCGAGGATCGTCATCTGAAAGCCCGCCTCGAAAAGGGACGAGGGAGCCACGATCAGCATGCCCAGCGCACTGGCTCCAAGGGCATTCAGCGCATGTCGCTGGCGTGCGAACAACGTTGCGATGAGGAACACCATCGTCATCCAGAGCGCTCGCTGTACCGGTAGTCCAAATCCAGTGAGCACAGCGTAGCCACTCGTGAGGAACATCGTCGCAAGCGTCGCCGTGGTCCGTCCGCAACGTAGCCATAGGAGAAGGGAATAGACTCCCCAGGCAACGAGGCCGACGTGCAGGCCTGCGACAACCAGAAGATGGAACGAGCCTGTCCTCTCGAAGTCCAACCTGGTTCCACGCTGTAACGCGCTTCGATCGCCCAGGAGCATCGCATTGAAGATACCCGCATCGGTCTCGGTGACGCGAAACCATTGTGGCATACGAACATTTACTTTGCTGCGAGCGTAGCGTTCGATGCGCTCCTCGGCCCACTTCCTCATGCGCAATAAACCGCACGCCAACGAGGCGTGGTTCGCATGATGCACAGAGCGAGGAAGCTCACGGCTCGAAGCGCGCACGCCAACGCCTTCGCCTTGCAGATACTCCGGATACTGCCAGACGCCCGGATCGCGAAAACCCTGCGGCAGACGAAGCCGCAATGCAATCCGAAGTTGATCTCCGCAGAGCAGTTCAGGCATGACTGTGTTCTGCATCGTGATGCGAACGACGCCATCCATCGCAACCATTTTGGAGACATCCGGGGTTACGTCTTCGACGGCGCCCATCGCAAGATCGACGACCCATTGATCTTGCGGTATTTTACGTGATGCGGAGATTTCCTGATCCGGAGCCATCTCGACACCGCCGATTTCTTCGTCCGCTACTTCATTGCTCCGTAGACGCCGGATGTTTTGAACGGTTCCATCCACATCCCGACGTAAGCCGTCCGCATACTTTTGAAGACCTGTCTGTGGCTGCGGTCTCATTTCCAGTGAGGCGCAGGTCCAGCCAAGTGCGATCCACGCCACTCCGAGCGCAAGCAGGCGTACATGACTCGGGCGAGACGAGCAGAACCAGGCAATAGTAACAAGCAGACAGGTACATGCGACTCGAAGCGCTGCAGTCTGCCATCGCGAGATCAGTAGCCGGTCAGATGTAATCCCCGTGGCGAAGCATAACGCCGCGAAGAACAAAGGATGCGTGCGGAAGACGAGAGAGTCGAGCGCGGAAAATCGAGCGGGATGACCGACATACTTCTTGTGATGAGGTGATGCCTCCGCGTCCTGCACGTCGATCCAGCGCTCCCAGGTAGTCATGCAAGACTCGCCTAGCGCTGAAGGACCGTCACAGTTTCCATGTGATAGGTCTGCGGAAACAAATCGACCAGATGAAGCTCAGCGAGGCGATAGCCGGAGTTTAGCAGCTTTCGCAGATCGCGCGAAAGCGTTTCTGGATCGCAGGAGACGTACACGATCTCCTTTGCTTCTACCTTCGCAATCAGACCACAGAGTTCTTCACCAAGACCTGCACGCGGAGGATCCACGACGATCAGATCCGGCTTGCGCATCGCTGTGGAGGCAACCCGTTTACGCAGGAAGCCGACGCATGTCTCCCGCACCGCTTGATGGCTCGAGTGTGCAACGAAGTCACGCAGACTTCCGAAGGCCCGCTCTGCTACTTCGACTGCGATCACCTGTTGGAACCGGTCGACGAGCGCCTGCGTAAATAGTCCAGCTCCTGCGAACAGGTCCCATGCAAGACCGCCCTGTCGTTCGCCAAGCGCAAGCTCAACCAGTTCCTGGACCAAATATCGATTGACCTGAAAGAACCCTCCACGCGCGATGGCGTGCGTATACTTCCGTCCCAGCGCATCTACCTTGTAGAGCAGCTTCGGTTCACCCCACGCAACGATCTCAATCTCTTCCGCCTGTTCTGCAGGCACACCGCGCTTCGACGTTTTGGTGCTCGCAGTCACAGGCCGAACGAAGAGGCCCGCTCCACTTAGCTCCGGGACAGAAACGCGGATCGCATCACAGAGTTTACGAAACTGCTTTGGACTCTCGCGTTCCATCTCTTCCATCGCGGCGTTCAGCGAGAGTGACAGCTGCACCGTCTGCTCGCTGGCATCGCAAAAGAACTCAACCTCGCGTGACTGCGCGGGTACAAGCTGCGAAGAAGCAACAAACGCCTGCGCGGCTCTCCATAACAGCGGCGCAGCAATGGGACACTCACGCGCTTCCATGAAAACGCGCGATCCGCGCATGACATATCCAACGCGCC
This genomic stretch from Terriglobus saanensis SP1PR4 harbors:
- a CDS encoding ComEC/Rec2 family competence protein; this translates as MTTWERWIDVQDAEASPHHKKYVGHPARFSALDSLVFRTHPLFFAALCFATGITSDRLLISRWQTAALRVACTCLLVTIAWFCSSRPSHVRLLALGVAWIALGWTCASLEMRPQPQTGLQKYADGLRRDVDGTVQNIRRLRSNEVADEEIGGVEMAPDQEISASRKIPQDQWVVDLAMGAVEDVTPDVSKMVAMDGVVRITMQNTVMPELLCGDQLRIALRLRLPQGFRDPGVWQYPEYLQGEGVGVRASSRELPRSVHHANHASLACGLLRMRKWAEERIERYARSKVNVRMPQWFRVTETDAGIFNAMLLGDRSALQRGTRLDFERTGSFHLLVVAGLHVGLVAWGVYSLLLWLRCGRTTATLATMFLTSGYAVLTGFGLPVQRALWMTMVFLIATLFARQRHALNALGASALGMLIVAPSSLFEAGFQMTILAVIAIAGIALPLAQHSFLPYARASRAINVIAWDAHLAPVLAQFRVSLRMVASALLPRNPQIAARALARVVRGSAWLLELVLFSAMAELIMSLPMMIYFHRLTPFALPANLICIVLIPFLMGSLAILFVLACVGAPVAAPAGVITAGLLHAVTAVLHRVSLAHGADWRVAEPSSLHVVAFCILMVATVWLLRGSCKAAWIGVVLLPTMAALILWPIRPRLSPERLEMTAVDVGQGDSIFVASPDGHTMLIDAGGPVGTAEMAQSSHYDVGEEIVSPYLWSRGVSQLDVMVLTHAHGDHMGGMSAVLGNFHPRELWISVDSNAPQFRALLQQATHMGIHVRRLHAGDAIGWGQTQVQVLSPAANYSPGSMPNNNDSLAMRITWQKASFLLEGDAEAPSEEAMLKSGQPLKSSVLKVGHHGSRTSTTPPFLAAVAPAYAVISDGRDNRFGHPRMEILQRLQAARSHTFRTDMVGATTFLLHADGQVETSSSVR
- the rlmD gene encoding 23S rRNA (uracil(1939)-C(5))-methyltransferase RlmD, whose protein sequence is MNGSARVRIEKMVYGGAGLARVEGRSVYIPFTLPEEEILLAPRSETSEEGRIQSVLEPSAQRVAPGCMHFGVCGGCQYQQASYEEQLRIKETILRTMLERNGVPVPEKLQTHSAEPWGYRNRIRLRLDSFEGRWRVGYVMRGSRVFMEARECPIAAPLLWRAAQAFVASSQLVPAQSREVEFFCDASEQTVQLSLSLNAAMEEMERESPKQFRKLCDAIRVSVPELSGAGLFVRPVTASTKTSKRGVPAEQAEEIEIVAWGEPKLLYKVDALGRKYTHAIARGGFFQVNRYLVQELVELALGERQGGLAWDLFAGAGLFTQALVDRFQQVIAVEVAERAFGSLRDFVAHSSHQAVRETCVGFLRKRVASTAMRKPDLIVVDPPRAGLGEELCGLIAKVEAKEIVYVSCDPETLSRDLRKLLNSGYRLAELHLVDLFPQTYHMETVTVLQR